From Musa acuminata AAA Group cultivar baxijiao chromosome BXJ3-8, Cavendish_Baxijiao_AAA, whole genome shotgun sequence, one genomic window encodes:
- the LOC108953602 gene encoding actin-binding protein wsp1-like — MLTCMTHLAAAAASGYASSPQPLLVDDCCAAFSAEIGGENASCLCQLMLESAVAGSPISASRLLFLASSCWKSANAPDASPFDQICRGTDVVATIVTATTLPPPPVPRNGSGGLRHPVATGTPPANAVRPPLPPPRRPVAGPPLPATVVPSPPPPPALVLSTPPIPRAPPTPPLEQSNGNGTKVLIIAQSFLCLLLLHLLII; from the exons ATGTTGACCTGCATGACCCacctggcggcggcggcggcgtccgGGTACGCCTCTTCCCCACAGCCCCTCCTCGTTGACGATTGCTGCGCGGCATTCTCCGCTGAGATCGGAGGCGAAAACGCCTCTTGTCTCTGCCAACTGATGCTCGAGAGCGCGGTCGCCGGATCTCCCATCAGTGCCTCCCGCCTCCTCTTTCTCGCCTCCTCCTGCTGGAAATCTGCcaacgcccccgatgcctctcccTTCGACCAGATCTGCCGAG GTACTGATGTTGTTGCCACCATTGTCACAGCCACCACGTTGCCTCCACCGCCCGTTCCTCGAAACGGGAGTGGTGGCCTTCGCCATCCAGTTGCAACAG GCACTCCACCCGCCAATGCGGTCCGGCCGCCGCTTCCGCCTCCAAGGCGACCAGTTGCAG GACCTCCTCTTCCTGCCACCGTGGTCCcctcgccgccaccgccgccagcACTGGTGTTGTCCACCCCGCCAATCCCCAGAGCGCCACCCACGCCACCATTAGAGCAAAGCAATGGCAATGGCACAAAGGTGCTGATCATCGCTCAATCCTTCTTATGCCTGCTCTTACTCCACCTTCTTATCATCTAA
- the LOC135644610 gene encoding protein CDC73 homolog yields the protein MDPLSVLREYAIRGELDRVVQSGDELRFGSEYAFPCSAVTAYRSKQGGFYTLDALLFFARHHHLKHTEYLQSARQYRLPTVTFPDRKPLLDYLLGRIASSDAVSFLPPPPSATVEEYRPDDPSLPLDEPPSSAPATAADEAAADLAPAAPVDYVTMIHALERPLKDRESLLECRNRDFHAVLLASTKREEERQRLESQQRKDGLVAKTRLIGSDDHHRPVVAAYGGAGDDAADAAAPKPKIHLKGSKIGEGVPIILVPSAFQTLITIYNVKEFLEDGVFVPTDVKVKAMRGPKPDCVTVQKKLSRDRAVAAYEVRDKPSAFKPEDWDRVVAVFVLGKEWQFKDWPFKDHVEIFNKIIGFFVRFEDDSVESAKTVKQWNVKIISISKHKRHQDRAAALEVWDRLEEFMRSRSHN from the exons TTCGGCTCTGAGTACGCCTTCCCTTGCTCCGCCGTCACTGCCTACCGCTCCAAGCAGGGCGGCTTCTACACCCTCGACGCCCTCCTCTTCTTCGCTCGCCACCACCACCTCAAGCACACCGAATACCTCCAGTCCGCCCGCCAATACCGCCTCCCCACCGTCACCTTCCCCGACCGCAAGCCCCTCCTCGATTACCTCCTCGGCCGCATCGCCTCCTCTGACGCTGTCTCcttcctcccccctcccccctctgccACCGTCGAGGAGTACCGCCCTGATGACCCCTCCCTCCCCCTCGACGAGCCCCCTTCCTCTGCCCCCGCTACAGCCGCCGATGAGGCCGCTGCGGATCTCGCTCCCGCCGCCCCCGTCGACTACGTCACGATGATCCACGCTCTGGAGCGCCCCCTGAAAGACCGGGAGTCCCTCCTCGAGTGCCGCAACCGCGACTTCCACGCCGTGCTCCTGGCGTCCACCAAGCGCGAGGAGGAGCGGCAGCGCCTCGAGTCCCAACAGCGGAAGGACGGCCTCGTCGCCAAGACCCGCCTCATCGGGTCAGACGATCACCATCGGCCCGTCGTGGCGGCGTACGGCGGTGCCGGTGACGACGCTGCCGACGCCGCCGCGCCCAAACCCAAGATACACCTCAAGGGGAGCAAGATCGGGGAGGGGGTGCCCATCATCCTGGTGCCCAGCGCGTTCCAGACTCTGATCACCATTTACAACGTTAAGGAGTTCTTGGAGGACGGGGTGTTCGTGCCGACGGATGTAAAGGTGAAGGCAATGCGGGGGCCAAAACCTGACTGTGTGACCGTGCAGAAGAAGCTGAGCCGGGACCGTGCGGTGGCCGCCTATGAGGTGAGGGATAAGCCCTCGGCGTTCAAGCCCGAGGACTGGGACCGTGTTGTGGCCGTGTTTGTGCTCGGAAAGGAGTGGCAGTTCAAGGACTGGCCATTCAAAGACCATGTCGAGATCTTCAACAAGA TTATTGGGTTTTTTGTGCGTTTCGAGGATGACAGTGTGGAATCCGCAAAAACTGTGAAACAGTGGAATGTAAAGATTATTTCG ATTAGTAAACATAAAAGACATCAAGACAGGGCTGCTGCTCTGGAGGTGTGGGACCGGTTAGAAGAGTTCATGCGATCGCGGTCACATAACTAA